One region of Gouania willdenowi chromosome 13, fGouWil2.1, whole genome shotgun sequence genomic DNA includes:
- the actn4 gene encoding alpha-actinin-4 isoform X2, with protein sequence MVDYHASSNQAGAGGVQTYMEQENDWDRDLLLDPAWEKQQRKTFTAWCNSHLRKAGTQIENIEEDFRDGLKLMLLLEVISGERLPKPERGKMRVHKINNVNKALDFIASKGVKLVSIGAEEIVDGNAKMTLGMIWTIILRFAIQDISVEETSAKEGLLLWCQRKTAPYKNVNVQNFHMSWKDGLAFNALIHRHRPDLIDYDSLRKEDPVTNLNNAFEVAEKHLDIPKMLDAEDIVGTLRPDEKAIMTYVSCFYHAFSGAQKAETAANRICKVLAVNQENEHMMENYEKLASDLLEWIRRTIPWLENREPKNTVNEMQMKQEDFRDYRCVHKPPKVQEKCQLEINFNTLQTKLRLSNRPAFMPSEGRMVSDINGAWHTLEGAEKGYEEWILSEIRRLERLEHLAEKFRQKAAIHESWTDGKEAMLTQRDYETSTLSEVKALLKKHEAFESDLAAHQDRVEQIAAIAQELNELDYYDSANVNIRCQKICDQWDVLGTLTQKRKESLERTEKQLESIDELYLEYAKRAAPFNNWMEGAMEDLQDMFIVHNIEEIQGLITAHEQFKSTLAEANKEREAIQAIQGEVQRIAQSNGIKLSGANPYTTITPESIDNKWEKAMEMVPQRDDALQGELHKQNSNDSLRAKFATQANAVGAYIQAKMEEIGRISIEMNGTLEDQLTNLRDYQTTILSYAPEVQKLENDHQLIQEALIFDNQYTSYTMEHLRVGWEQLLTTIARTINEVENQILTRDAKGISQEQLYEYRTSFNHFDKDHSGALQAEEFKACLISLGYDVENEKQGESEFNRIMSIVDPNGSGAVTFQAFIDFMSRETTDTDTADQVIASFKILAADKSYITADELRRELPPDQAEYCIARMAPYTGPDGVDGALDYMSFSTALYGESDL encoded by the exons ACGTTCACAGCGTGGTGTAACTCCCACCTGAGGAAGGCTGGTACTCAGATTGAGAACATAGAGGAGGACTTCAGAGATGGACTGAAGCTCATGCTGCTGCTAGAGGTCATCTCAG gagaaCGGTTACCTAAGCCTGAGCGAGGAAAGATGAGAGTCCACAAGATCAACAACGTGAACAAAGCCCTGGACTTCATCGCCAGCAAAGGGGTCAAACTGGTGTCTATTGGTGCAGAGG AAATCGTGGATGGAAACGCTAAAATGACCCTGGGAATGATCTGGACTATCATCCTTCGCTTCGCCATCCAGGACATCTCAGTAGAAG AGACCTCCGCCAAGGAAGGTCTTCTTCTGTGGTGCCAGAGGAAAACCGCTCCCTACAAGAATGTCAACGTGCAGAATTTCCACATGAG CTGGAAGGACGGCTTGGCCTTCAACGCTCTGATCCACAGACACAGACCAGATCTCATCGACTACGACAGCCTCAGAAAG GAAGACCCGGTGACCAACCTGAACAACGCCTTCGAGGTGGCGGAGAAGCACCTGGACATCCCCAAGATGTTGGACGCAGAAG ACATCGTTGGTACTCTGAGGCCAGACGAGAAGGCCATCATGACCTACGTGTCCTGCTTCTATCACGCTTTCTCCGGCGCTCAGAAG GCGGAGACGGCGGCCAATCGTATCTGCAAAGTGCTGGCGGTGAATCAGGAGAACGAGCATATGATGGAGAACTACGAGAAGCTGGCCAGTGAT CTGCTGGAGTGGATCCGTCGCACCATCCCGTGGCTGGAGAACCGAGAACCAAAGAACACGGTGAACGAGATGCAGATGAAGCAGGAGGACTTCAGAGACTACCGCTGCGTTCACAAACCACCCAAG GTCCAGGAGAAATGTCAGCTGGAGATCAACTTCAACACCCTGCAGACCAAGCTGAGACTGAGCAACAGGCCTGCCTTCATGCCCTCAGAGGGACGCATGGTGTCG GACATTAACGGAGCCTGGCACACCCTGGAAGGAGCGGAGAAGGGCTACGAGGAATGGATCCTCAGTGAGATCAGACGTCTGGAGAGGCTCGAACATCTGGCCGAGAAGTTCCGTCAGAAAGCAGCCATCCACGAGTCCTGGACCGACG GCAAAGAGGCCATGCTGACCCAGAGAGACTACGAGACCTCCACCCTGTCGGAGGTGAAGGCGCTGCTTAAGAAACACGAGGCCTTTGAGAGCGACCTGGCAGCTCACCAGGACCGAGTGGAGCAGATCGCCGCCATCGCACAGGAGCTCAA tgagCTCGACTACTACGACTCGGCCAATGTGAACATTCGCTGTCAGAAGATCTGCGACCAGTGGGATGTTCTGGGAACCCTGACTCAAAAACGAAAAGAGTCTCTGGAG AGGACAGAGAAGCAGCTGGAATCCATAGACGAGCTTTACCTGGAGTATGCTAAGAGGGCGGCGCCTTTCAACAACTGGATGGAGGGGGCCATGGAGGACCTGCAGGACATGTTCATTGTCCACAACATTGAGGAGATCCAG GGTCTGATCACGGCACACGAGCAGTTCAAGTCCACGTTGGCCGAGGCCAACAAGGAGCGTGAAGCCATCCAGGCCATCCAGGGCGAGGTGCAGAGGATCGCCCAGAGTAACGGCATCAAGCTGAGCGGAGCCAACCCCTACACCACCATCACCCCAGAGAGCATCGACAACAAGTGGGAGAAG gcgaTGGAGATGGTGCCACAGCGTGATGACGCCCTGCAGGGTGAGCTCCACAAGCAGAACTCCAATGACTCCCTGAGAGCCAAGTTTGCCACTCAGGCCAACGCGGTGGGCGCCTACATCCAGGCCAAGATGGAG GAAATTGGGCGGATATCCATCGAGATGAATGGAACTCTTGAGGACCAGCTGACCAACCTGAGGGACTATCAGACCACCATCCTGTCCTATGCTCCAGAGGTCCAGAAACTAGAGAATGACCACCAGCTCATCCAGGAAGCTCTGATCTTTGACAACCAGTACACCTCCTACACCAtggag CACCTGCGTGTGGGCTGGGAGCAGCTTCTCACCACCATTGCTAGGACCATCAACGAGGTGGAGAACCAGATCCTGACGCGGGACGCCAAGGGCATCAGCCAGGAGCAGCTGTACGAGTACAGAACCTCCTTCAACCACTTTGacaag GACCACAGTGGAGCTCTACAGGCTGAGGAGTTCAAGGCGTGTCTGATCAGTCTGGGCTACGACGTGGAGAACGAAAAGCAG GGTGAAAGTGAGTTCAACCGCATCATGAGCATCGTGGACCCCAACGGTAGCGGCGCCGTCACCTTCCAGGCCTTCATCGACTTCATGTCGAGAGAAACGACGGACACGGACACGGCCGACCAGGTCATCGCCTCCTTCAAGATCCTGGCTGCTGATAAG AGTTACATCACGGCCGACGAGCTGAGGCGGGAGCTGCCCCCCGACCAGGCCGAGTACTGCATCGCCCGCATGGCGCCCTACACGGGGCCGGACGGCGTGGACGGGGCCCTGGACTACATGTCCTTCTCTACGGCCCTGTACGGAGAGAGTGACCTGTAG
- the actn4 gene encoding alpha-actinin-4 isoform X1: protein MVDYHASSNQAGAGGVQTYMEQENDWDRDLLLDPAWEKQQRKTFTAWCNSHLRKAGTQIENIEEDFRDGLKLMLLLEVISGERLPKPERGKMRVHKINNVNKALDFIASKGVKLVSIGAEEIVDGNAKMTLGMIWTIILRFAIQDISVEETSAKEGLLLWCQRKTAPYKNVNVQNFHMSWKDGLAFNALIHRHRPDLIDYDSLRKEDPVTNLNNAFEVAEKHLDIPKMLDAEDIVNTARPDEKAIMTYVSSFYHAFSGAQKAETAANRICKVLAVNQENEHMMENYEKLASDLLEWIRRTIPWLENREPKNTVNEMQMKQEDFRDYRCVHKPPKVQEKCQLEINFNTLQTKLRLSNRPAFMPSEGRMVSDINGAWHTLEGAEKGYEEWILSEIRRLERLEHLAEKFRQKAAIHESWTDGKEAMLTQRDYETSTLSEVKALLKKHEAFESDLAAHQDRVEQIAAIAQELNELDYYDSANVNIRCQKICDQWDVLGTLTQKRKESLERTEKQLESIDELYLEYAKRAAPFNNWMEGAMEDLQDMFIVHNIEEIQGLITAHEQFKSTLAEANKEREAIQAIQGEVQRIAQSNGIKLSGANPYTTITPESIDNKWEKAMEMVPQRDDALQGELHKQNSNDSLRAKFATQANAVGAYIQAKMEEIGRISIEMNGTLEDQLTNLRDYQTTILSYAPEVQKLENDHQLIQEALIFDNQYTSYTMEHLRVGWEQLLTTIARTINEVENQILTRDAKGISQEQLYEYRTSFNHFDKDHSGALQAEEFKACLISLGYDVENEKQGESEFNRIMSIVDPNGSGAVTFQAFIDFMSRETTDTDTADQVIASFKILAADKSYITADELRRELPPDQAEYCIARMAPYTGPDGVDGALDYMSFSTALYGESDL, encoded by the exons ACGTTCACAGCGTGGTGTAACTCCCACCTGAGGAAGGCTGGTACTCAGATTGAGAACATAGAGGAGGACTTCAGAGATGGACTGAAGCTCATGCTGCTGCTAGAGGTCATCTCAG gagaaCGGTTACCTAAGCCTGAGCGAGGAAAGATGAGAGTCCACAAGATCAACAACGTGAACAAAGCCCTGGACTTCATCGCCAGCAAAGGGGTCAAACTGGTGTCTATTGGTGCAGAGG AAATCGTGGATGGAAACGCTAAAATGACCCTGGGAATGATCTGGACTATCATCCTTCGCTTCGCCATCCAGGACATCTCAGTAGAAG AGACCTCCGCCAAGGAAGGTCTTCTTCTGTGGTGCCAGAGGAAAACCGCTCCCTACAAGAATGTCAACGTGCAGAATTTCCACATGAG CTGGAAGGACGGCTTGGCCTTCAACGCTCTGATCCACAGACACAGACCAGATCTCATCGACTACGACAGCCTCAGAAAG GAAGACCCGGTGACCAACCTGAACAACGCCTTCGAGGTGGCGGAGAAGCACCTGGACATCCCCAAGATGTTGGACGCAGAAG ACATCGTGAACACGGCTCGGCCCGATGAGAAAGCCATAATGACTTATGTGTCCAGTTTCTACCATGCATTCTCTGGAGCACAGAAG GCGGAGACGGCGGCCAATCGTATCTGCAAAGTGCTGGCGGTGAATCAGGAGAACGAGCATATGATGGAGAACTACGAGAAGCTGGCCAGTGAT CTGCTGGAGTGGATCCGTCGCACCATCCCGTGGCTGGAGAACCGAGAACCAAAGAACACGGTGAACGAGATGCAGATGAAGCAGGAGGACTTCAGAGACTACCGCTGCGTTCACAAACCACCCAAG GTCCAGGAGAAATGTCAGCTGGAGATCAACTTCAACACCCTGCAGACCAAGCTGAGACTGAGCAACAGGCCTGCCTTCATGCCCTCAGAGGGACGCATGGTGTCG GACATTAACGGAGCCTGGCACACCCTGGAAGGAGCGGAGAAGGGCTACGAGGAATGGATCCTCAGTGAGATCAGACGTCTGGAGAGGCTCGAACATCTGGCCGAGAAGTTCCGTCAGAAAGCAGCCATCCACGAGTCCTGGACCGACG GCAAAGAGGCCATGCTGACCCAGAGAGACTACGAGACCTCCACCCTGTCGGAGGTGAAGGCGCTGCTTAAGAAACACGAGGCCTTTGAGAGCGACCTGGCAGCTCACCAGGACCGAGTGGAGCAGATCGCCGCCATCGCACAGGAGCTCAA tgagCTCGACTACTACGACTCGGCCAATGTGAACATTCGCTGTCAGAAGATCTGCGACCAGTGGGATGTTCTGGGAACCCTGACTCAAAAACGAAAAGAGTCTCTGGAG AGGACAGAGAAGCAGCTGGAATCCATAGACGAGCTTTACCTGGAGTATGCTAAGAGGGCGGCGCCTTTCAACAACTGGATGGAGGGGGCCATGGAGGACCTGCAGGACATGTTCATTGTCCACAACATTGAGGAGATCCAG GGTCTGATCACGGCACACGAGCAGTTCAAGTCCACGTTGGCCGAGGCCAACAAGGAGCGTGAAGCCATCCAGGCCATCCAGGGCGAGGTGCAGAGGATCGCCCAGAGTAACGGCATCAAGCTGAGCGGAGCCAACCCCTACACCACCATCACCCCAGAGAGCATCGACAACAAGTGGGAGAAG gcgaTGGAGATGGTGCCACAGCGTGATGACGCCCTGCAGGGTGAGCTCCACAAGCAGAACTCCAATGACTCCCTGAGAGCCAAGTTTGCCACTCAGGCCAACGCGGTGGGCGCCTACATCCAGGCCAAGATGGAG GAAATTGGGCGGATATCCATCGAGATGAATGGAACTCTTGAGGACCAGCTGACCAACCTGAGGGACTATCAGACCACCATCCTGTCCTATGCTCCAGAGGTCCAGAAACTAGAGAATGACCACCAGCTCATCCAGGAAGCTCTGATCTTTGACAACCAGTACACCTCCTACACCAtggag CACCTGCGTGTGGGCTGGGAGCAGCTTCTCACCACCATTGCTAGGACCATCAACGAGGTGGAGAACCAGATCCTGACGCGGGACGCCAAGGGCATCAGCCAGGAGCAGCTGTACGAGTACAGAACCTCCTTCAACCACTTTGacaag GACCACAGTGGAGCTCTACAGGCTGAGGAGTTCAAGGCGTGTCTGATCAGTCTGGGCTACGACGTGGAGAACGAAAAGCAG GGTGAAAGTGAGTTCAACCGCATCATGAGCATCGTGGACCCCAACGGTAGCGGCGCCGTCACCTTCCAGGCCTTCATCGACTTCATGTCGAGAGAAACGACGGACACGGACACGGCCGACCAGGTCATCGCCTCCTTCAAGATCCTGGCTGCTGATAAG AGTTACATCACGGCCGACGAGCTGAGGCGGGAGCTGCCCCCCGACCAGGCCGAGTACTGCATCGCCCGCATGGCGCCCTACACGGGGCCGGACGGCGTGGACGGGGCCCTGGACTACATGTCCTTCTCTACGGCCCTGTACGGAGAGAGTGACCTGTAG